A stretch of DNA from Herpetosiphonaceae bacterium:
GTGAGCTCGTCGCGCCAGTTAACGCCGGGCGCTTGCACACGCAGCGCATGCATAAAGCCATCGGCAGCCTGACGATCCAGCACCGCGCCACGGATGCGAATGGTATCCTGATGTTGATCGACGCGGATATCGCCCAGCGTGAGGCGCGAGTCGCGAAAGAGCTGGTGGCGCGCATGCTCAACGATGTCGAGGGGTGTTTGGGGCATCGAAACCTCCAGAAGCTGAAAGAGTAGCAAGGGGCGGGAGCGTGTTGTCGACGACGCGCTGGCCGTGCTTCCAGACGTAGAGCACGGGATTGACGCCGAAGCGATAGGCCAGCTCGCGCTCGTCGGCCAGATCGAGCAGCACCAGATCGGCCTGCTTGCCGGGCTCAAGCGAGCCGACCTGCGCGCCCAGTCCGAGCGCATGAGCGGCGTTGATGGTAGTCGCGTTGATTGCTTCGTGGGGCTGTAGGCGCAGGAACCGGCAGCCGAGCGCCAGCAGCAGCGGCAGCGACTCACAAACGCTGGTGCCGGGGTTGCAATCGCTGGCAAGCGCCAGCGCGCCTCCGGCGTTGATCAGCGCCCGCGCTGGCATATGCTGGCACTTGCCCAGGCCGATGGGCGTGCCCGGCAAGGCCACGGCAACCACCCCCGACGCCGCGAGCGTCTCGACCTCGGCCTGGCTGGTGGCGACCAGATGATCGACGGAGGTTGCGCCAAGCTCGACGGCCAGGCTGGTGCCGCCGAGCGCCTCGAACTCGTCGGCGTGCAGCTTGAGCGCAAAGCCCAGGCCCCGCGCACGCTCTAAGATTCTTCGCGTCTGCGCCAGATCGAACGCGCCGGGCTCGCAGAAGACATCGCAGAAGAGCGCCGCCGATGCGTTTTTCTTGGGATGGACCATATCGCTATCGCGCCAGGCGGCGGCCACGGTCGGCAGCATCTCCTCGACGACCAGATCGACGTAGGCGGCGGGCTGCCGCGCGTACTCGGCGGGAACCGCGTGCGCTCCCAGGAAGGTCGGCACGATCGTGCAGGGATGCGTGGCGTCCAGATGGGCGATGACTTCGAGCATGCGCAGCTCGGCGGGTGTGTCCAGGCCATAGCCCGATTTGATCTCGACCGTCGTGGTGCCGTGACGCAGCATGCGGTCCAGCCGGGCACGAGTCTGCTCGATCAGCGCGGTCTGCGGCGCGGCGCGTGTGTGGCGCACGGTCTGCATGATCCCGCCGCCCGCCGCCATCAACTCCTGGTAGGTCGCGCCCGCGATGCGCCGCTGAAAATCCTCGATGCGATTGCCCGCGTA
This window harbors:
- the hutI gene encoding imidazolonepropionase; this encodes MEPQTITIDLLLTAERVVTCASPGGPRRGSALADAGVIYQGAVAIDAGRIVAVGPRAELETRYTPRDRFDGGARVLMPGFVDPHTHACYAGNRIEDFQRRIAGATYQELMAAGGGIMQTVRHTRAAPQTALIEQTRARLDRMLRHGTTTVEIKSGYGLDTPAELRMLEVIAHLDATHPCTIVPTFLGAHAVPAEYARQPAAYVDLVVEEMLPTVAAAWRDSDMVHPKKNASAALFCDVFCEPGAFDLAQTRRILERARGLGFALKLHADEFEALGGTSLAVELGATSVDHLVATSQAEVETLAASGVVAVALPGTPIGLGKCQHMPARALINAGGALALASDCNPGTSVCESLPLLLALGCRFLRLQPHEAINATTINAAHALGLGAQVGSLEPGKQADLVLLDLADERELAYRFGVNPVLYVWKHGQRVVDNTLPPLATLSASGGFDAPNTPRHR